Proteins found in one Orcinus orca chromosome 11, mOrcOrc1.1, whole genome shotgun sequence genomic segment:
- the DAZAP2 gene encoding DAZ-associated protein 2 isoform X2, which produces MNSKGQYPTQPTYPVQPPGNPVYPQTLHLPQAPPYTDAPPAYSELYRPSFVHPGAATVPTMSAAFPGASLYLPMAQSVAVGPLGSTIPMAYYPVGPIYPPASSPWMPSQCCSACSHAGSQCPCNSAEGKLLHGWLRWWLHHLVKNQGHLCAGKDITYLQHFSQCNCFSHINLKLQFRHMLLGCLSGAQTFRHFSNVIRNHVMVAVPP; this is translated from the exons ATGAACAGCAAAG GTCAATATCCAACGCAGCCAACCTACCCGGTGCAGCCTCCTGGGAATCCTGTGTACCCTCAGACCTTGCATCTTCCTCAGGCTCCACCCTATACTGATGCTCCACCTGCCTACTCAGAG CTCTATCGTCCGAGCTTTGTGCACCCGGGGgctgccacagtccccaccatgTCAGCTGCATTTCCTGGCGCCTCACTGTATCTTCCCATGGCCCAGTCTGTGGCTGTTGGACCTTTAGGTTCCACAATCCCCATGGCTTATTATCCAGTTGGTCCCATCTATCCACCTG CCTCCTCCCCCTGGATGCCCTCCCAATGCTGCTCAGCTTGCAGTCATGCAGGGAGCCAATGTCCTTGTAACTCAGCGGAAGGGAAACTTCTTCATGGGTGGCTCAGATGGTGGCTACACCATCTGGTGAAGAACCAAGGCCACCTCTGTGCCGGGAAAGACATCACATACCTTCAGCACTTCTCACAATGTAACTGCTTTAGTCATATTAACCTGAAGTTGCAGTTTAGACACATGTTGTTGGGGTGTCTTTCTGGTGCCCAAACTTTCAGGCACTTTTCAAACGTAATAAGGAACCACGTAATGGTAGCAGTACCGCCCTAA
- the DAZAP2 gene encoding DAZ-associated protein 2 isoform X1 has translation MNSKGQYPTQPTYPVQPPGNPVYPQTLHLPQAPPYTDAPPAYSELYRPSFVHPGAATVPTMSAAFPGASLYLPMAQSVAVGPLGSTIPMAYYPVGPIYPPGSAVLVEGGYDAGARFGAGATAGNIPPPPPGCPPNAAQLAVMQGANVLVTQRKGNFFMGGSDGGYTIW, from the exons ATGAACAGCAAAG GTCAATATCCAACGCAGCCAACCTACCCGGTGCAGCCTCCTGGGAATCCTGTGTACCCTCAGACCTTGCATCTTCCTCAGGCTCCACCCTATACTGATGCTCCACCTGCCTACTCAGAG CTCTATCGTCCGAGCTTTGTGCACCCGGGGgctgccacagtccccaccatgTCAGCTGCATTTCCTGGCGCCTCACTGTATCTTCCCATGGCCCAGTCTGTGGCTGTTGGACCTTTAGGTTCCACAATCCCCATGGCTTATTATCCAGTTGGTCCCATCTATCCACCTGGTTCAGCAGTGCTGGTGGAAGGAGGGTATGATGCAGGTGCCAGATTTGGAGCTGGTGCTACTGCTGGAAACATTCCT CCTCCTCCCCCTGGATGCCCTCCCAATGCTGCTCAGCTTGCAGTCATGCAGGGAGCCAATGTCCTTGTAACTCAGCGGAAGGGAAACTTCTTCATGGGTGGCTCAGATGGTGGCTACACCATCTGGTGA